The Micromonospora sp. M71_S20 genome has a window encoding:
- a CDS encoding serine/threonine-protein kinase produces MLSPGVQLGNRYRLDERIASGGMGDVWRGTDQVLGRTVAVKSLLPALLDDPDFAERFRGEARTMATINHPGVVDVYDFGNDQQIAFLVMEYVEGDALSASLSRVGRLTPARTMALVAQAADALHAAHVKGIVHRDVKPGNLLVRPNGTLVLTDFGIARSELVAQLTAAGSVLGTASYISPEQATGGVATPASDVYALGVVAYQCLAGRRPFEGDNPLEIAMRHVREAPRPLPADIPPQVRAVVERALAKDPAARWPSAATLAGVARQLKAQLSQQARAAGQPISAAPASPAAPPGRAQVPPPRPPVSPHRPPNVAAQPPRPPMTAHRPPAANPRPAATPHRPTTVAPAASVHHPQMAPNGYPRGAAPVPQARPMPYAGHAVPPAHQPGGQRSRSGMVFLAILVAVLVLVCSGVISYSLREGTKSGAATSRTVTSGALWPDGRDDPTGTSYRRQELPRSGSDETTSEGRQTR; encoded by the coding sequence ATGCTCAGCCCCGGGGTGCAGCTCGGCAACCGCTACCGCCTGGACGAGCGGATCGCCAGCGGCGGCATGGGCGACGTCTGGCGCGGCACCGACCAGGTGCTCGGCCGTACGGTCGCCGTCAAGAGCCTGCTCCCCGCGCTGCTCGACGACCCCGACTTCGCCGAGCGCTTCCGGGGCGAGGCCCGCACCATGGCCACGATCAACCACCCCGGCGTGGTCGACGTCTACGACTTCGGCAACGACCAGCAGATCGCCTTCCTGGTCATGGAGTACGTCGAGGGCGACGCGCTGTCGGCCAGCCTGTCCCGGGTCGGCCGGCTCACCCCGGCCCGCACGATGGCGCTCGTCGCCCAGGCCGCCGACGCGCTGCACGCGGCGCACGTGAAGGGCATCGTGCACCGGGACGTGAAGCCCGGCAACCTGCTGGTCCGGCCCAACGGCACCCTCGTGCTCACCGACTTCGGCATCGCCCGGTCGGAGCTGGTCGCCCAGCTCACCGCGGCCGGCTCGGTGCTCGGCACCGCCTCGTACATCTCCCCGGAGCAGGCCACCGGCGGGGTCGCCACCCCCGCGTCCGACGTCTACGCGCTCGGCGTGGTGGCCTACCAGTGCCTCGCCGGCCGCCGCCCGTTCGAGGGCGACAACCCCCTCGAGATCGCCATGCGGCACGTCCGCGAGGCCCCCCGCCCCCTGCCCGCCGACATCCCGCCGCAGGTCCGGGCGGTGGTCGAGCGGGCCCTGGCGAAGGACCCGGCCGCACGCTGGCCGAGCGCCGCCACGCTGGCGGGGGTGGCCCGTCAGCTCAAGGCCCAGCTCTCCCAGCAGGCCCGGGCCGCCGGCCAGCCCATCTCCGCCGCCCCGGCGTCGCCGGCCGCCCCGCCCGGCCGCGCCCAGGTGCCGCCGCCGCGCCCGCCGGTGTCGCCCCACCGGCCGCCGAACGTCGCCGCGCAGCCGCCGCGTCCGCCCATGACGGCCCACCGGCCGCCCGCGGCGAACCCCCGGCCGGCCGCCACGCCGCACCGCCCCACCACGGTCGCGCCCGCCGCGTCGGTCCACCACCCGCAGATGGCACCGAACGGCTACCCGCGCGGCGCGGCGCCCGTGCCGCAGGCCCGCCCGATGCCGTACGCGGGACACGCCGTCCCGCCGGCGCACCAGCCGGGCGGGCAGCGGTCCCGGTCCGGGATGGTGTTTCTCGCCATCCTCGTGGCCGTACTGGTCCTCGTCTGCTCCGGCGTGATTTCCTACAGCCTGCGGGAGGGCACGAAGTCGGGTGCGGCCACCTCGCGGACGGTGACGTCCGGCGCGCTGTGGCCCGACGGACGCGACGATCCGACCGGAACGTCGTACCGTCGACAGGAACTGCCCCGGTCGGGCAGCGACGAGACGACGAGCGAAGGACGACAGACGCGATGA
- a CDS encoding penicillin-binding protein 2 has product MNAPLRRVGIVVMVLFGLLFANLNWIQAYKADEYRTSDYNGRVQVAEYERRRGNIEAGGTAFALSKETDGELKFQRAYPGGARYAHVLGYKPVNLAETGIEKFENDFLAGTSDQLIANRVKDMFTGDQSGGGNVLLTVSKGAQNTAFEQLRNNRVDAAKGAAIAVDPRTGAVQALVSMPSFDPNPLVSHNTNEATAAYNKLEQDPAGPLKNRALGEVLPPGSTFKIVVAAAALENGVGQQTRIPAGPSWTPPTSGTPIRNAAPSICPEDEVTLINAVTESCNTGFAQMGVRLGADKIKEKARQFGFEQEDLSVGHLNEGGHPVAASRTGSMQNADGGADPAALAQSSIGQRDVRMTPLQGAMIAASVANGGSQMRPYLVRQLLAPDRTTSYYTAKPKELRQPVSGQVANDLRDMMVSVVENGSGTNAQLRGYTVGGKTGTAQSAPDRPDHGWFIGFALDKNGTPVSAVCVVLEQAGPGGSAEAARIAGQIMRAAIADPGGR; this is encoded by the coding sequence GTGAACGCACCCCTGCGCCGCGTCGGCATCGTCGTCATGGTTCTCTTCGGCCTGCTCTTCGCGAACCTGAACTGGATCCAGGCCTACAAGGCCGACGAGTACCGCACCAGCGACTACAACGGTCGGGTCCAGGTCGCCGAGTACGAGCGCCGGCGCGGCAACATCGAGGCCGGCGGCACCGCCTTCGCGCTCAGCAAGGAGACCGACGGCGAGCTGAAGTTCCAGCGCGCCTACCCGGGCGGGGCGAGGTACGCGCACGTGCTCGGCTACAAGCCGGTCAACCTCGCCGAGACCGGCATCGAGAAGTTCGAGAACGACTTCCTGGCCGGCACCAGCGACCAGCTCATCGCCAACCGGGTCAAGGACATGTTCACCGGTGACCAGTCCGGCGGCGGCAACGTGCTGCTCACGGTCTCCAAGGGCGCCCAGAACACCGCGTTTGAGCAGTTGCGGAACAACCGGGTCGACGCCGCCAAGGGCGCGGCGATCGCCGTCGACCCGCGTACCGGGGCGGTGCAGGCGCTGGTCTCGATGCCCAGCTTCGACCCCAACCCGCTGGTCAGCCACAACACCAACGAGGCCACGGCCGCGTACAACAAGCTGGAGCAGGACCCGGCGGGCCCGCTGAAGAACCGGGCCCTCGGCGAGGTGCTGCCCCCGGGCTCCACCTTCAAGATCGTGGTGGCCGCCGCGGCGCTGGAGAACGGCGTCGGGCAGCAGACGAGGATCCCGGCCGGGCCCAGCTGGACCCCGCCGACCTCGGGCACGCCGATCCGCAACGCGGCCCCGTCGATCTGCCCCGAGGACGAGGTGACCCTGATCAACGCGGTGACCGAGTCGTGCAACACGGGCTTCGCGCAGATGGGCGTACGGCTCGGCGCGGACAAGATCAAGGAGAAGGCGCGGCAGTTCGGCTTCGAGCAGGAGGACCTCTCCGTCGGCCACCTCAACGAGGGCGGCCACCCGGTGGCGGCGAGCCGGACCGGCAGCATGCAGAACGCCGACGGCGGGGCCGACCCGGCCGCGCTGGCCCAGTCCTCCATCGGGCAGCGCGACGTGCGGATGACCCCGCTCCAGGGCGCCATGATCGCCGCGTCGGTCGCCAACGGCGGCAGCCAGATGCGGCCGTACCTGGTCCGCCAACTGCTCGCCCCCGACCGCACCACCAGCTACTACACCGCCAAGCCCAAGGAGTTGCGGCAGCCGGTCAGCGGCCAGGTCGCCAACGACCTGCGCGACATGATGGTCAGCGTGGTCGAGAACGGTTCCGGCACCAACGCGCAGCTCAGGGGCTACACGGTCGGCGGCAAGACCGGCACCGCCCAGTCCGCGCCGGACCGGCCCGACCACGGCTGGTTCATCGGCTTCGCCCTGGACAAGAACGGCACGCCGGTCTCCGCGGTCTGCGTGGTGCTGGAGCAGGCCGGCCCCGGCGGCAGCGCCGAGGCGGCCCGGATCGCCGGGCAGATCATGCGCGCCGCCATCGCCGACCCCGGGGGCCGCTGA
- a CDS encoding FtsW/RodA/SpoVE family cell cycle protein: MTAAAIPASSPATTGEQPGVRLARSRRNAELSLLLVAMVLVAAYGAMVEAKVLDTVTADFWMPAAALTAVFLGLHLVIRFLAPFADPALLPAVALLNGIGVGFLRRLDLGSAAPAEREDLAIFAGTGGRQLAWTLASVVLAAGLLALMRDHRSVSRYAYTLGLAGIVLVMIPAVLPSRFSEINGAKLWVRVGGFSIQPGEFAKLALLVFFAYYLVRKREVLSLASRRFLGIDFPRGRDLGPVVVVWLISVLVLVFEKDLGTSLLYFGMFVVTLYIATERVSWLLIGLVLFFGGVYLAYVLGEVVGGPFANFYLRAQIWLDPFADPYNDGYQLVQGLLALGTGGLFGAGPGGGQPGLLPEVQNDFIFAGIGEEIGLFGLSALLVVYLLIVERGLRAALAVRDSFGKLLAGGLAFTLGLQVFVIVGGISKLIPLTGQTTPFLSAGGSSLMANWLLIAVLLRISDGARRPVTGAGGKAARPSGGPPEQLHGAPTEVIRP, translated from the coding sequence GTGACCGCAGCGGCCATTCCGGCATCCTCGCCCGCCACCACGGGCGAGCAGCCCGGCGTACGCCTGGCCCGGTCCCGGCGCAACGCCGAGCTGTCGTTGCTGCTGGTCGCCATGGTGCTGGTGGCCGCGTACGGGGCGATGGTCGAGGCGAAGGTGCTCGACACCGTCACGGCCGACTTCTGGATGCCGGCCGCCGCGCTCACCGCCGTGTTCCTCGGCCTGCACCTGGTGATCCGGTTCCTGGCACCCTTCGCCGACCCGGCCCTGCTGCCGGCGGTCGCCCTGCTCAACGGGATCGGGGTCGGCTTCCTGCGCCGGCTCGACCTGGGCAGCGCGGCGCCCGCCGAGCGGGAGGACCTGGCCATCTTCGCCGGGACGGGCGGCCGGCAGCTGGCCTGGACGCTCGCCTCGGTCGTCCTCGCCGCCGGCCTGCTCGCCCTCATGCGCGACCACCGCTCGGTGTCCCGCTACGCGTACACGCTGGGGCTGGCCGGCATCGTGCTGGTCATGATTCCGGCGGTGCTGCCCAGCCGGTTCTCCGAGATCAACGGCGCGAAGCTGTGGGTCCGGGTCGGGGGCTTCTCCATCCAGCCGGGTGAGTTCGCCAAGCTGGCCCTGCTGGTCTTCTTCGCCTACTACCTGGTGCGCAAGCGCGAGGTGCTGTCGCTGGCGAGCCGCCGGTTCCTCGGCATCGACTTCCCCCGCGGGCGCGACCTCGGCCCGGTGGTCGTGGTCTGGCTGATCAGCGTCCTGGTCCTCGTCTTCGAGAAGGACCTCGGCACCTCGCTGCTCTACTTCGGCATGTTCGTGGTGACGCTCTACATCGCCACCGAACGGGTCAGTTGGCTGCTCATCGGTCTGGTGCTCTTCTTCGGCGGCGTCTACCTGGCGTACGTGCTCGGGGAAGTGGTCGGCGGGCCGTTCGCCAACTTCTACCTGCGCGCGCAGATCTGGCTGGACCCGTTCGCCGACCCGTACAACGACGGCTACCAACTCGTGCAGGGCCTGCTCGCGCTCGGCACGGGCGGCCTGTTCGGCGCGGGCCCCGGTGGTGGCCAGCCGGGCCTGCTGCCCGAGGTGCAGAACGACTTCATCTTCGCCGGCATCGGTGAGGAGATCGGGCTCTTCGGCCTGTCCGCGCTGCTCGTGGTCTACCTGCTGATCGTCGAGCGGGGGCTGCGGGCGGCGCTGGCGGTGCGGGACTCGTTCGGCAAGCTGCTGGCCGGCGGCCTGGCCTTCACCCTGGGGCTCCAGGTCTTCGTGATCGTCGGCGGGATCAGCAAGCTCATCCCGCTGACCGGCCAGACCACCCCGTTCCTCTCCGCCGGCGGTTCCTCGCTGATGGCGAACTGGCTGCTCATCGCGGTCCTGCTCCGGATCTCCGACGGCGCCCGCCGGCCCGTCACCGGCGCCGGCGGCAAGGCGGCCCGACCGTCCGGCGGCCCGCCGGAGCAGCTGCACGGTGCACCCACGGAGGTGATCAGGCCGTGA
- a CDS encoding PP2C family serine/threonine-protein phosphatase translates to MTLTLRYAAHSDRGLIRDGNQDSVYAGPRLLAVADGMGGMAAGDVASNIVIGAMAPLDEDVPGDALVDALRSAVGTANQQLRDTVDANPQLEGMGTTLTATLFSGSKLGMVHIGDSRAYLLRNGEFAQITKDDTYVQMLVDEGRISAEEASSHPQRSLLTRALDGRDIDPEYSVRQVLPGDRYLICSDGLSGVVSADTIGETMREYTDPQQCVERLVQLALRGGGPDNITVIIADATDQDIVEASPIVGGAAARDRGMATSADVSTPAARASALSAPRPPVPEEPAAGADDESERPRRRPVRAAAISVALLVLVGGAVFGGWSYTQRQYYVGATENGQVAVFRGIQGEIAGMDLSTVHSTSPADLEDLTLAAQEQVKQGIPAKSEPDAERRLAELTSDDPMNPNLKPICPPSPSPSAVAATTAPTPTTAPVSPAPTVSASVSAPVSGRPSTPAAPTTTPDAPPSDTDSPALDPAACRSPE, encoded by the coding sequence ATGACTCTGACCCTGCGCTATGCGGCCCACAGCGACCGCGGTCTGATCCGAGACGGTAATCAGGATTCCGTCTACGCCGGACCGCGGCTTCTCGCCGTCGCCGACGGCATGGGCGGCATGGCCGCCGGTGACGTCGCCAGCAACATCGTCATCGGTGCCATGGCGCCGCTCGACGAGGACGTCCCCGGTGACGCCCTCGTCGACGCGTTGCGTTCGGCCGTGGGCACCGCCAACCAGCAGCTCCGCGACACCGTGGACGCCAACCCCCAGCTGGAGGGGATGGGCACCACGCTCACCGCGACCCTCTTCTCCGGCAGCAAGCTGGGCATGGTCCACATCGGTGACTCGCGGGCCTACCTCCTGCGCAACGGCGAGTTCGCGCAGATCACCAAGGACGACACGTACGTCCAGATGCTCGTCGACGAGGGCCGCATCAGCGCCGAGGAGGCGAGCAGCCACCCCCAGCGCTCGCTGCTCACCCGGGCGCTCGACGGCCGCGACATCGACCCGGAATACAGCGTCCGCCAGGTGCTCCCCGGCGACCGCTACCTGATCTGCAGCGACGGCCTCTCGGGTGTGGTCAGCGCCGACACCATCGGCGAGACGATGCGTGAGTACACCGACCCGCAGCAGTGCGTCGAGCGGCTGGTGCAGCTCGCCCTGCGCGGCGGCGGCCCGGACAACATCACGGTGATCATCGCGGACGCCACCGACCAGGACATCGTCGAGGCGAGCCCGATCGTCGGCGGCGCCGCCGCCCGGGACCGGGGCATGGCGACCTCCGCCGACGTGTCCACGCCGGCCGCCCGCGCGTCCGCCCTCTCCGCGCCCCGCCCGCCCGTTCCCGAGGAGCCGGCGGCCGGTGCCGACGACGAGTCGGAGCGCCCGCGGCGTCGGCCGGTACGGGCCGCCGCGATCTCGGTGGCGTTGCTGGTGCTCGTCGGCGGCGCGGTCTTCGGCGGCTGGAGCTACACCCAGCGGCAGTACTACGTCGGCGCGACCGAGAACGGCCAGGTCGCGGTGTTCCGGGGCATCCAGGGCGAGATCGCCGGCATGGACCTGTCGACGGTGCACTCCACCAGCCCGGCGGACCTGGAGGACCTGACGCTGGCCGCCCAGGAGCAGGTCAAGCAGGGCATCCCGGCCAAGAGCGAGCCCGACGCCGAGCGTCGACTGGCCGAGCTGACCAGCGACGACCCGATGAACCCGAACCTGAAGCCCATCTGCCCGCCGAGCCCGAGTCCGAGCGCCGTGGCCGCCACCACCGCCCCGACGCCGACCACCGCCCCGGTGTCGCCCGCTCCGACCGTCAGCGCGAGTGTGAGCGCCCCGGTCAGCGGCCGGCCAAGCACGCCGGCCGCGCCGACCACCACGCCCGACGCCCCGCCCTCCGACACCGACTCGCCGGCGCTCGACCCCGCCGCGTGCCGGTCGCCGGAGTAG
- a CDS encoding FHA domain-containing protein, which produces MPELVITVARFGFLILLWIFVFTVVGVIRRDLFAGARSGRLVAAPRAVGASLGQAAKPTKAKRGRAAHQLVVTAGQLAGTRITLGEAQITIGRAEDSTLVITDDYASARHARLVPRDGQWFVEDLGSTNGTYLDRAKVTGPTPVPLGVPIRIGRTSLELRP; this is translated from the coding sequence TTGCCGGAACTGGTCATCACCGTCGCCCGGTTCGGGTTCCTCATCCTGCTGTGGATCTTCGTGTTCACCGTGGTCGGCGTGATCCGCCGGGACCTCTTCGCGGGCGCCCGGTCGGGCCGGCTGGTGGCCGCCCCCCGGGCCGTCGGCGCCTCGCTCGGGCAGGCGGCGAAGCCGACGAAGGCGAAGCGGGGCAGGGCGGCGCACCAGCTCGTGGTGACCGCCGGTCAGCTGGCGGGGACCCGGATCACCCTCGGCGAAGCGCAGATCACCATCGGCCGGGCGGAGGATTCCACCCTCGTCATCACCGACGACTACGCCTCGGCACGGCACGCCCGACTGGTGCCGCGCGACGGCCAGTGGTTCGTCGAGGACCTCGGCTCGACTAACGGCACCTACCTGGATCGCGCTAAGGTCACCGGACCAACCCCCGTCCCCCTCGGCGTGCCGATCCGGATCGGCCGCACTTCTCTCGAATTACGGCCATGA
- a CDS encoding DUF3662 and FHA domain-containing protein has product MSSGPEEEPVSVLQRFEKRLEGLVEGAFAKVFKGVVHPVEILNAMQREAEAHKAILAGGRTLVPNRYVIDLSPYDHSRLAPYAAALAQELAQSQAEFIGEQAWTVYGDVIVEIERGEGLDTGMFRVTAEVYTGGEVAPVSAPGYDAGPPAYPAYDQGGGYGPPPGHGGGRNVRLVSGDGRTYPLQMGSTVIGRGDQANLRLPDVGISRRHARLDFDGGQVVLTDLGSTNGTMVNGQRVSAVALNPGDMIQLGTTTLTFRVDG; this is encoded by the coding sequence ATGTCCTCGGGACCCGAGGAGGAGCCGGTGAGCGTGCTGCAACGCTTCGAGAAGCGTCTGGAAGGCCTGGTCGAGGGGGCCTTCGCCAAGGTCTTCAAAGGGGTGGTCCACCCCGTGGAGATCCTCAACGCCATGCAGCGGGAGGCCGAGGCGCACAAGGCGATCCTGGCCGGTGGGCGCACGCTGGTGCCCAACCGCTACGTGATCGATCTCTCGCCCTACGACCACAGTCGTCTGGCGCCGTACGCCGCCGCGCTGGCCCAGGAGCTGGCCCAGTCGCAGGCGGAGTTCATCGGCGAGCAGGCCTGGACGGTCTACGGCGACGTGATCGTCGAGATCGAACGCGGCGAGGGGCTGGACACGGGGATGTTCCGGGTCACCGCCGAGGTCTACACCGGCGGCGAGGTCGCCCCGGTCTCGGCGCCCGGCTACGACGCGGGCCCGCCCGCCTACCCGGCGTACGACCAGGGCGGCGGCTACGGTCCTCCGCCCGGCCACGGCGGCGGCCGCAACGTGCGGCTGGTCTCCGGCGACGGGCGCACCTACCCCCTCCAGATGGGCTCGACCGTGATCGGCCGCGGCGACCAGGCCAACCTGCGCCTCCCCGACGTCGGGATCTCGCGGCGACACGCCCGGCTGGACTTCGACGGCGGTCAGGTCGTGCTGACCGATCTCGGGTCGACCAACGGCACCATGGTCAACGGCCAGCGGGTCTCCGCCGTCGCCCTCAACCCCGGCGACATGATCCAGCTCGGCACCACGACGCTGACCTTCCGCGTGGACGGCTGA
- a CDS encoding NAD-dependent epimerase/dehydratase family protein — protein MLRWFLPPMDQEWRVSVAFVTGSGGLIGSEAVRHFAGLGLEVVGIDNDMRQEFFGAEASTAWNVRRLTDELGSAYSHHSIDIRDRAALAKLFKRYGTDVAVVIHTAAQPSHDWAVRDPFTDFDVNAAGTLNVLQNVREHCVEAPLIHCSTNKVYGDRPNSLPLVELESRWEIEPGHPYEQGIREDMSIDACLHSIFGASKVAADVMVQEYGRYFGMRTACFRGGTLTGPAHSATELHGFLGYVMRANMERRTYKIFGYQGKQVRDAIHSSDVVSAFEAFFRNPRSAAVYNLGGGRHSNTSNREAFALAEQITGQEMITEYVGANRIGDHKWWIGSNEAFQADYPEWKQVYDVPMIMREIYEANVDKWVPGA, from the coding sequence ATGCTCCGATGGTTTCTGCCTCCGATGGACCAGGAGTGGCGTGTGAGTGTCGCGTTCGTGACCGGGTCGGGCGGTCTGATCGGCTCCGAGGCGGTCCGGCACTTCGCCGGCCTCGGTCTCGAGGTCGTCGGCATCGACAACGACATGCGGCAGGAGTTCTTCGGCGCGGAGGCGTCCACCGCGTGGAACGTCCGCCGGCTGACCGACGAGCTGGGGTCCGCGTACTCGCACCACAGCATCGACATCCGCGACCGGGCCGCGCTGGCCAAGCTGTTCAAGCGGTACGGCACCGACGTCGCCGTGGTGATCCACACCGCCGCCCAGCCGTCGCACGACTGGGCGGTGCGCGACCCGTTCACCGACTTCGACGTGAACGCCGCCGGCACGCTCAACGTCCTGCAGAACGTGCGCGAGCACTGCGTCGAGGCGCCGCTCATCCACTGCTCCACCAACAAGGTCTACGGCGACCGGCCGAACAGCCTGCCGCTGGTCGAGCTGGAGTCCCGCTGGGAGATCGAGCCGGGGCACCCGTACGAGCAGGGCATCCGTGAGGACATGTCCATCGACGCCTGCCTGCACTCGATCTTCGGTGCCTCGAAGGTGGCGGCCGACGTCATGGTGCAGGAGTACGGCCGCTACTTCGGCATGCGGACGGCCTGCTTCCGGGGCGGGACCCTGACCGGCCCGGCGCACTCCGCGACGGAGCTGCACGGCTTCCTCGGCTACGTGATGCGCGCCAACATGGAGCGCCGCACCTACAAGATCTTCGGCTACCAGGGCAAGCAGGTCCGCGACGCCATCCACAGCTCGGACGTGGTCTCCGCGTTCGAGGCGTTCTTCCGCAACCCGCGCTCGGCGGCGGTCTACAACCTCGGCGGCGGCCGGCACTCGAACACCTCCAACCGCGAGGCGTTCGCGCTCGCCGAGCAGATCACCGGCCAGGAGATGATCACCGAGTACGTCGGAGCCAACCGGATCGGCGACCACAAGTGGTGGATCGGCTCGAACGAGGCCTTCCAGGCCGACTACCCCGAGTGGAAGCAGGTCTACGACGTGCCCATGATCATGCGGGAGATCTACGAGGCCAACGTGGACAAGTGGGTGCCGGGCGCATGA
- a CDS encoding WecB/TagA/CpsF family glycosyltransferase encodes MTGKGKRNVLGVLVDATDYAAATEQVVAAAQERRPLALTALAVHGVMTGVLDPAHNARLNSFDVVTPDGQPVRWALNLLHGAGLTDRVYGPTLTLHVLSRFADEGLPVYLYGSTEETLARLIPALERMFPALKIAGVEPSKFRAVQPGEDVEIADRIRSSGARLVLVGLGCPRQEVFTYAMRPLLDMPMMAVGAAFDYHAGLLRQPPPWMQRAGLEWFWRLGLEPKRLWRRYVILNPAYLTRLAGQKTGLWKARPPAPATERPATFAV; translated from the coding sequence ATGACCGGCAAGGGCAAGCGGAACGTCCTCGGGGTCCTGGTCGACGCCACCGACTACGCCGCGGCGACCGAGCAGGTGGTGGCGGCCGCGCAGGAGCGCCGCCCGCTGGCGCTGACGGCGCTGGCCGTGCACGGCGTGATGACCGGGGTGCTCGACCCGGCGCACAACGCGCGGCTGAACTCCTTCGACGTGGTCACCCCCGACGGCCAGCCGGTGCGCTGGGCGCTCAACCTGCTGCACGGCGCGGGGCTGACCGACCGGGTCTACGGCCCCACCCTGACCCTGCACGTGCTCTCCCGGTTCGCCGACGAGGGGCTGCCGGTCTACCTCTACGGGTCGACCGAGGAGACCCTGGCCAGGCTGATTCCGGCGCTGGAGCGGATGTTCCCGGCGCTGAAGATCGCCGGGGTGGAGCCGTCCAAGTTCCGGGCGGTGCAGCCGGGCGAGGACGTGGAGATCGCCGACCGGATCCGGTCCAGCGGGGCCCGGCTCGTGCTGGTCGGGCTGGGCTGCCCGCGCCAGGAGGTCTTCACGTACGCCATGCGGCCGCTGCTGGACATGCCGATGATGGCGGTCGGGGCGGCCTTCGACTACCACGCCGGGCTGCTGCGCCAGCCGCCGCCGTGGATGCAGCGGGCCGGCCTGGAGTGGTTCTGGCGCCTCGGCCTGGAGCCGAAGCGGCTCTGGCGACGCTACGTGATCCTCAACCCGGCCTACCTGACCCGGCTCGCCGGGCAGAAGACGGGGCTGTGGAAGGCGCGGCCGCCGGCCCCGGCCACGGAGCGACCGGCGACCTTCGCCGTCTGA